The following proteins come from a genomic window of Chloracidobacterium sp.:
- a CDS encoding AMP-binding protein: MAGSYLNRVVGSFESRSDRIAMRIVGDDSQVYTFGESLRQIRSVAYRIRQEGVNFGDRIVVIGENHPSWAISYLASLYHGAVCVPVDPHGEIETITNFLENSEAKLAFIDTDQRTRFGLIEEKLGRKIPAVVWSARPDATDAAVSNGFQSFAEWASTDFPDSFAQEMPKAAGDDVALLIYTSGTTGTPKGVPLTHGNIVAELDGINEVLKLSDKEKILSLLPLFHAYLQIVNLWVATTYGCEVGYLKELSPAELGNAMKEFKPTILTTVPRLWYLFHKKIFDAVEAKPKAVQSLFRIMLAANGTLRDTIGVNVGKRLFGQVHESFGGELRIAISAGSRFDEDVAIDFHRLGFTILQGYGLTETSGAATATYVDDNRIGSVGKPMFNAKIRIADPDEDGVGEVLIKGEMVFSGYYKNPEATKDAFTDDGWFRSGDLGRIDKDGHLFIVGRAKDVIVLPSGKNVHPEDLEVHYLKAPEVEELAIIGVADESEARAGAEKLIAVVIPDFEYLKQAKIANSKEAVRYALDNLGRELPEYQRVRDYIVRAEPLPRTATRKIKRFALKKEIESGVIVEGLPEKRSWVLSPADAALLESNVARAIVDVVRKNAKDVSVIHPQMNLEIDLGLDSLARAEVFAALEQAFEAEFTADEAASALTLANVIELVGSTPAGKAAAATDTAISADLNWSKILKEADDDFPEVRAVLRKRPIFITFAFVVYRCFNLFCRVFMRLEIEGIENLKKVERPYLICPNHQSFLDPFVLCSNYPLSVFRNIFHVGASMFFKSRFMQFVAKMLNVVPIDQDTQLLRAMKAGAIGLKNGMILNIYPEGERAFDGNLHEFKKGAAILATELELPIVPVALDGLQNVWARRSWKIRPAKVKIRIGQPFYASDVQSTASVDQEDHESKTAISDDARYEFVTEHLKATIERMIQEMRS; this comes from the coding sequence ATGGCCGGTTCATATCTAAATCGAGTGGTCGGTTCATTCGAATCCCGCTCGGATCGTATCGCAATGCGGATCGTCGGCGACGATTCGCAAGTGTATACGTTCGGCGAGTCGCTTCGTCAGATACGATCGGTCGCCTATCGCATACGGCAGGAAGGTGTCAATTTTGGCGACCGCATCGTCGTCATCGGCGAGAATCATCCGAGCTGGGCCATCTCATATCTCGCAAGTCTCTATCACGGTGCCGTTTGCGTCCCGGTCGATCCGCACGGCGAGATCGAGACCATCACCAATTTCCTCGAGAACTCGGAAGCAAAGCTTGCCTTCATCGACACCGATCAGCGTACACGTTTTGGTCTGATCGAAGAAAAGCTCGGCCGAAAGATACCGGCGGTTGTTTGGTCGGCTAGACCAGACGCGACCGACGCTGCGGTATCGAACGGATTTCAGAGCTTCGCTGAATGGGCCTCGACCGATTTCCCTGACAGCTTTGCGCAAGAGATGCCAAAGGCAGCCGGTGACGATGTCGCGCTTCTGATCTACACGAGCGGTACGACCGGCACGCCGAAAGGTGTCCCACTGACGCACGGAAACATCGTTGCCGAACTTGACGGCATTAACGAGGTACTCAAGCTCTCGGATAAGGAAAAGATCCTAAGCCTGCTGCCGCTTTTTCATGCCTATTTGCAGATCGTCAATCTTTGGGTCGCGACCACATATGGGTGCGAGGTCGGTTATCTGAAGGAACTCTCGCCGGCCGAGCTTGGAAATGCGATGAAAGAGTTCAAGCCGACGATACTGACGACGGTCCCGCGGCTTTGGTACCTTTTCCATAAAAAGATCTTCGACGCGGTCGAGGCCAAACCGAAAGCGGTTCAAAGTCTTTTTCGGATCATGCTTGCGGCCAACGGCACATTGCGCGATACGATCGGTGTGAATGTCGGTAAACGCCTCTTTGGCCAGGTCCACGAGTCGTTTGGCGGCGAATTGCGCATCGCCATCTCGGCGGGTTCCCGATTTGACGAAGATGTAGCGATCGATTTTCATCGCCTCGGGTTCACCATCCTTCAGGGTTACGGACTTACCGAAACAAGCGGTGCGGCGACCGCCACATATGTCGACGATAATCGGATCGGTTCGGTCGGCAAGCCGATGTTCAATGCCAAGATCAGAATAGCTGACCCGGACGAGGACGGCGTCGGTGAGGTTTTGATAAAGGGCGAGATGGTATTTTCGGGCTACTACAAAAACCCCGAAGCGACGAAGGATGCCTTCACTGACGACGGTTGGTTTCGCTCGGGCGACCTTGGTCGGATAGATAAAGACGGGCATCTTTTCATAGTCGGGCGGGCCAAAGACGTTATCGTGCTCCCATCGGGCAAGAATGTTCATCCCGAGGACCTTGAGGTCCACTACCTCAAAGCCCCAGAGGTCGAAGAGCTTGCGATCATCGGTGTTGCCGACGAAAGCGAGGCTCGGGCCGGAGCCGAAAAGCTGATCGCCGTCGTAATACCCGATTTTGAATATCTTAAGCAGGCAAAGATCGCTAACTCGAAAGAGGCCGTCCGATATGCTCTCGATAACCTCGGTCGCGAACTGCCCGAATATCAACGGGTTCGTGATTACATCGTTCGCGCTGAACCGCTGCCTCGAACCGCTACCAGAAAGATCAAACGTTTTGCGCTCAAGAAAGAGATCGAAAGCGGCGTTATAGTCGAGGGGCTGCCGGAGAAAAGGTCGTGGGTCCTGTCACCGGCCGATGCCGCCCTGCTAGAATCGAACGTCGCACGAGCGATCGTCGACGTTGTCAGAAAAAACGCAAAAGACGTATCCGTTATCCATCCTCAGATGAATCTCGAGATCGATCTTGGACTTGATTCTCTTGCACGGGCCGAGGTCTTTGCAGCTCTCGAACAGGCATTTGAGGCTGAGTTTACGGCCGATGAGGCTGCATCAGCCCTGACCCTCGCGAACGTGATCGAACTCGTCGGTTCGACACCTGCCGGAAAAGCGGCGGCCGCAACCGATACTGCGATAAGCGCCGATCTGAATTGGTCAAAAATACTCAAAGAGGCTGATGACGACTTTCCCGAGGTACGTGCGGTGCTTCGAAAGCGTCCTATCTTCATCACCTTTGCATTCGTCGTTTACCGCTGCTTCAATCTGTTTTGCCGCGTTTTTATGAGGCTTGAGATCGAAGGCATCGAGAATCTCAAAAAGGTCGAGCGCCCTTATCTGATCTGTCCGAATCACCAGAGCTTCCTTGACCCGTTCGTACTTTGCTCCAACTATCCGCTATCGGTCTTTAGGAATATCTTTCATGTCGGTGCAAGCATGTTCTTTAAGAGCCGCTTCATGCAGTTTGTTGCCAAAATGCTCAATGTCGTCCCGATCGATCAGGACACGCAGCTGTTGCGGGCAATGAAAGCAGGCGCGATCGGATTAAAGAATGGAATGATCCTGAACATATATCCTGAGGGCGAACGTGCGTTCGACGGCAACCTGCACGAATTCAAAAAGGGTGCGGCCATACTTGCTACCGAGCTCGAACTGCCTATCGTTCCGGTGGCTCTCGATGGGCTACAAAACGTGTGGGCGAGACGCTCGTGGAAGATCAGGCCGGCAAAGGTGAAGATCCGGATCGGCCAGCCGTTTTACGCGTCTGACGTGCAGTCAACTGCTTCAGTCGATCAGGAAGACCATGAGAGCAAAACGGCGATCTCTGACGACGCACGATACGAGTTTGTTACCGAACATCTAAAAGCGACCATCGAACGGATGATCCAGGAAATGCGAAGTTGA
- a CDS encoding FAD/NAD(P)-binding protein yields the protein MKRITIIGGGASGTLLAINLLKAKYDGRLEINLVEKRAHLGGGVAFSTEQDVHLLNVPAAKMGAFADNIEHFFDWLHDNGHAYQHADFVPRRLFGEYLRECLRSAYEVREKNIHLNIYDDEAIDIAFDDGKAQIILNSGDILYAEKVVLAFGNFLPPQPSVDDLDFTRSPNYHRDPWSPLALDSIDRVSRVLIIGTGLSMVDVTMQLHKQKHQGEINAISTRGMLPAVHKLGFTYPPFDHELAGSRRITDILKVVRRHAENAGSVGSDWRAVIDSLRPVTQRLWLELPLSEKKYFMQHLSRYWNVARHRMPPTAAAIIDELRGTGQLRILKGRLRNIALEDEGHFEVTYATIGVEDRIEADVIVNCIGSESRFDRLDSPLIQNMIAAGCIRTDDLRFGLDATPDGELLNRFGEAKGILFTLGTALKGILWESTAIPEIRVQARDLAQRLVA from the coding sequence ATGAAACGAATAACAATAATTGGTGGTGGTGCAAGCGGGACTCTGCTCGCAATAAATCTACTCAAAGCGAAATACGACGGCCGGCTTGAAATAAACCTCGTCGAAAAGCGAGCGCATCTCGGCGGCGGGGTTGCATTTTCTACTGAGCAAGATGTGCATCTGCTTAATGTTCCCGCCGCAAAGATGGGAGCATTTGCAGATAACATCGAGCATTTTTTCGATTGGCTGCATGACAACGGACACGCTTACCAGCATGCCGATTTCGTGCCCCGAAGACTATTTGGCGAGTATCTTAGGGAATGCCTCCGCTCGGCTTATGAAGTTCGTGAAAAAAACATTCACCTTAATATTTACGATGACGAAGCGATAGATATTGCGTTCGACGATGGCAAAGCTCAAATTATCCTGAACTCGGGCGACATTCTTTATGCTGAAAAGGTCGTACTCGCATTCGGAAATTTTCTTCCGCCACAGCCTTCGGTCGATGACCTCGATTTCACAAGGTCGCCAAATTACCATCGCGATCCCTGGAGTCCGCTGGCACTCGATTCGATCGATCGTGTAAGTAGAGTGCTTATCATCGGAACAGGCCTTTCAATGGTCGATGTTACAATGCAGCTGCACAAACAGAAGCATCAAGGCGAGATCAATGCGATCTCTACCCGTGGCATGCTTCCCGCCGTACACAAACTCGGATTTACGTATCCGCCATTTGATCATGAGCTTGCCGGGTCTCGGCGGATCACCGACATCCTGAAGGTCGTCCGTCGTCATGCCGAAAATGCCGGGTCAGTCGGCAGCGATTGGCGTGCCGTGATCGACAGTCTACGTCCGGTCACACAGCGACTATGGCTTGAACTCCCGCTTTCTGAGAAGAAATACTTCATGCAGCATTTGAGCCGGTATTGGAATGTCGCGCGACATCGCATGCCGCCGACCGCGGCCGCCATCATCGACGAACTTCGCGGTACGGGCCAGCTTCGAATTCTCAAGGGAAGGCTTCGCAACATCGCGTTGGAGGACGAAGGCCATTTTGAGGTCACCTACGCGACGATCGGAGTAGAAGACCGGATCGAGGCTGACGTGATCGTCAATTGTATCGGGTCAGAAAGCCGCTTCGATCGGCTCGACTCGCCGCTTATTCAAAATATGATCGCGGCCGGCTGCATACGGACGGATGATCTCCGGTTCGGTCTCGACGCGACGCCGGATGGTGAGCTGCTCAACCGTTTCGGCGAAGCGAAAGGGATATTGTTCACACTGGGAACGGCTCTTAAAGGGATCTTATGGGAATCTACTGCGATCCCGGAGATACGCGTTCAGGCACGAGATCTGGCCCAACGACTGGTGGCCTGA
- a CDS encoding tetratricopeptide repeat protein, with translation MKRNQPILLPLLILIFTSAAFGQTWQQLFDQGLAEFRAEKYVEAAATFARVNALNATNHASRFNLGLCNMRLKRYSEAITAFNEAVRIKPDYTLAWIQLGNALDYNNRYPEALVAYQKALSIEPNNSQAYFEIGVAHYAAKKYAEAETAYRTSIRLKADYAPAQENLGKSLDMLDKIEAAVPYYQEAVRLDPKMSHSHRRIGDFLVRQKRFPEAIESFRKCLALTPRNADAYLGLGNAYYNDKKYAEAAPNYREAVAISPKWVLANVYLGDSLRLLKQYSDAEKAYLKALELEPRHADAIYWLGMLQVVAGKKEAARVYYDRLKPINAERAARLLQFIEP, from the coding sequence ATGAAACGAAATCAACCAATCTTACTGCCGCTGTTAATTCTCATATTTACGTCAGCAGCCTTCGGCCAGACATGGCAGCAACTGTTTGATCAGGGCCTCGCCGAATTCCGCGCAGAAAAATATGTCGAAGCGGCCGCGACCTTTGCGCGTGTGAACGCATTGAATGCAACGAATCATGCATCGCGATTTAATCTCGGTCTTTGCAACATGCGGTTAAAGCGATATTCGGAAGCGATCACCGCGTTCAATGAGGCAGTAAGGATAAAGCCTGATTACACTTTGGCGTGGATCCAGCTCGGAAATGCGCTTGATTACAATAACCGCTATCCCGAAGCTCTTGTCGCCTATCAGAAAGCCTTATCGATCGAACCGAACAATTCGCAAGCTTATTTCGAGATCGGTGTCGCTCACTATGCGGCCAAGAAATATGCTGAGGCCGAAACGGCATACAGAACATCGATTCGGCTGAAGGCGGATTACGCTCCGGCACAAGAAAATCTGGGAAAATCACTTGATATGCTCGATAAGATCGAGGCCGCGGTGCCGTATTACCAGGAAGCCGTCCGGCTCGATCCTAAAATGTCGCATTCACATCGCCGGATCGGCGATTTTCTGGTAAGACAAAAGCGGTTCCCGGAAGCGATCGAATCGTTTCGTAAATGTCTGGCTTTGACGCCGCGAAACGCCGATGCGTACCTTGGCCTTGGCAACGCATATTACAATGACAAGAAATATGCCGAAGCTGCGCCAAACTACCGCGAAGCAGTTGCGATAAGTCCGAAATGGGTTTTGGCAAATGTATACCTTGGCGATTCGCTTCGATTGCTGAAACAGTATTCCGATGCTGAGAAAGCTTACCTGAAGGCTCTCGAACTCGAACCGCGTCACGCCGATGCGATCTATTGGCTTGGGATGCTTCAGGTCGTCGCAGGTAAGAAAGAGGCCGCAAGGGTATATTACGATAGACTGAAACCCATCAATGCTGAAAGGGCAGCGCGTCTGCTCCAATTCATCGAA